A window of Luteolibacter flavescens contains these coding sequences:
- a CDS encoding dihydrolipoyl dehydrogenase family protein, giving the protein MAGERHFDFVVIGGGSAGYAAARVAREARDNVAIIDGAEHLGGLCILRGCMPSKTLIYSAEVLHLAQRGREFGLVIPEARADMAAMQRRKREVIEDFGSYRRGQLEADHFTLIRERARFVDERTVVLEPSGDRITADHFMISTGSVVNVPDVPGLAETPHWTSDDVLDLDFLPESVIVLGGGIVACELAQFLRRAGSRVIQIQRSGRILRNASEDAAAVVTQAFRDEGIELHTGTAIRGIRREGDQVVVTYDCDGKACEARATHLLNALGRRPALDGLGLEAAGVKTGESGMITVNEHQRTSNPAVYAGGDVTGPHEIVHLAVMQGELAARHATGRPAEPIDYDHLTGVTFTDPQVASAGITPADAEKRGIRIKSATYPFDDHGRSILMGATYGYVKAWADVSTGKLLGAECVGKDAGELIHGMAIAITLGATARDLLRVQWYHPTLSEIWSYPLEDLAGE; this is encoded by the coding sequence ATGGCGGGTGAGCGGCATTTCGACTTCGTGGTGATCGGTGGTGGCAGCGCGGGCTATGCGGCGGCGCGTGTGGCACGGGAGGCTCGCGACAATGTGGCGATCATCGATGGCGCAGAGCACCTGGGCGGCCTCTGCATCCTGCGCGGCTGCATGCCATCGAAGACGCTGATCTATTCCGCCGAGGTGCTGCACCTGGCGCAGCGCGGGCGCGAATTCGGACTGGTGATCCCGGAGGCGCGCGCGGACATGGCCGCGATGCAGCGGCGAAAGCGCGAGGTGATCGAGGACTTCGGCTCCTATCGCCGCGGCCAGCTCGAGGCGGACCACTTCACGCTGATCCGCGAGCGCGCGAGATTCGTGGATGAAAGGACCGTGGTGCTGGAGCCTTCCGGCGACCGCATCACGGCGGACCACTTCATGATCTCCACGGGCTCGGTGGTGAATGTGCCGGACGTTCCGGGGCTGGCAGAGACGCCGCACTGGACGAGCGACGATGTGCTGGATCTCGATTTCCTGCCGGAGTCCGTCATCGTGCTCGGCGGCGGCATCGTGGCCTGCGAGTTGGCGCAGTTTCTCCGTCGTGCGGGATCGCGCGTCATCCAGATCCAGCGCAGCGGGCGCATCCTGCGGAATGCCTCGGAGGATGCCGCCGCTGTGGTCACGCAGGCCTTCCGCGACGAGGGCATCGAGCTGCACACCGGCACCGCCATCCGCGGGATCCGTCGGGAGGGCGATCAGGTCGTGGTCACCTACGACTGCGACGGGAAAGCCTGCGAAGCCCGCGCCACGCACCTGCTGAATGCCCTCGGACGACGGCCCGCGCTCGACGGCCTCGGCCTGGAAGCCGCAGGCGTGAAGACCGGCGAGTCCGGCATGATCACCGTGAATGAACACCAGCGGACGAGCAATCCCGCCGTCTATGCCGGCGGCGATGTCACGGGCCCGCACGAGATCGTCCATCTCGCGGTGATGCAGGGCGAGCTCGCGGCACGGCACGCGACGGGCAGGCCCGCCGAGCCGATCGACTACGACCACCTCACAGGCGTCACCTTCACCGACCCTCAGGTCGCCTCCGCAGGCATCACGCCCGCGGACGCGGAGAAGCGCGGCATCCGCATCAAGTCGGCGACGTATCCCTTCGACGACCATGGCCGCTCGATCCTGATGGGTGCGACCTATGGCTACGTGAAAGCCTGGGCCGACGTCTCCACCGGCAAGCTGCTCGGTGCCGAGTGCGTGGGGAAGGACGCGGGCGAACTCATCCACGGCATGGCCATCGCCATCACACTCGGTGCCACCGCTCGCGACCTGCTCCGCGTGCAGTGGTATCACCCCACCCTCAGCGAGATCTGGAGCTATCCGCTCGAAGACCTCGCCGGGGAGTGA
- a CDS encoding FG-GAP-like repeat-containing protein, with amino-acid sequence MTAFPRFPASRFLPGWLSALAMTAGLHAANPDLRYHLRSNEVTFPPNSNYATALADVNHDGKLDMVRTIHSSQVAVALGTGTGTFGTATFFNTGDSPTQVKVARVNGDAHPDIIVGNLGDATISVLLGDGNGGFLPQQVTDLGLRAVSMEIVDFNQDGKADIIATGYLNHAMEGLVTTLTGNGDGTFTQRNTFDASARTRYTMTRSLSVADLNGDSRPDFVVSAPNGGRTVISFLNQGNGTFARHREMQMPGPTGRTALGDFNGDGKTDLAVLLVADESGNLPAGQNVGVVMGNGDGTFGSIFNNGTVYGVNGVAIYGAGPANDTFVPAHASLLATNMDGDGRADLVFWADSSVVLESYAVILRGQADGSFTFGTRKPLNRGGFQLNTGDLDGDGAQDIVSSLGNSITEMLLTHVVPPQFTSAPSVSLRVHSPLTHSITASGTPAPVITMTGNLPQGVNFNPQGALIGNPASGTAGTYPLTFTARNEFGQTATQSFELVVTAGAVPPAITSTNAATFQVGMNSQFNITTTGDPAPVVQVSGTLPTGITAGYSDLHGTAALGSEGTYPLTITARNDFGETVTQAFTLYVVQEDLTVTTAVDEDDGSPDPTLGTGRSLREAINRANSFTGPQTITFSPALAGQTLQVTQSTNGTAFTVTKNLTIRGLPGDEGITLDGNGGSFRMFMVNGNLAISDLTISGCHGDSGSAVFNSGTLLIERCTLRNNRSARSGGAIFNSWEKNARIVNCTITNNHTLLSGAIDSQGRAEIVNTTICGNTADRIAIHAAGLSSSGSANWVTLTNSIVVNNTNAYNGNASDLSGHALTAASSHNLIGTGGSSNLTDGVNGNIVGVTEPGLGELADNGGPTLTFALLEGSPAADAGTVTGAAATDQRGRPRVRFTGVDIGAYERGLESYGTILTAGNAEWYLGPVAIGSELRVYRQEPGQPAVWIGGGLGEEIGKAATGTVLVRRADGSVEARAGSATGAGSAWQVMAHVIAGDGATWFLLNEGGTADHAVYRWAEGDGPVFADASGVQLYPRANGEVLLRNAAGNCYERIGSADGIGSVWQVLAPSLVVTTLVDEDDGASVPELGTGTSLREALYHAEKRAGTDVITFAPELSGTITMSTQWNNAGTASAMEVYNHDVAIVGPTSGSRITLAIAPGVQLRHFHVSSGSSLRLENLTLTGGRTIDHGGSIWSHGALTVRGCTFTGNHAGTEGGAIQSWGESPLFLAENSTFTGNTSANHASALGIGATQATLRHVTISGNTGPNGPLWIYQTAVTMVNSILAGNSTDGVVTSGGNGSGTFSAQSTNNLVGAGGSGGLVNGVKGNLTGVTASQLRLDILSDNGGPTPTMALRPGSIANNGGISIPGTRIDQRGVARAGNTGLLGHYYALATTPTTTLLTAPGALEALTPVATLSTPRIDFGAGTETTAGDGSVLDRGESGGNIFGGLGIPLAVDNVAALWTGFITVPETATYRFTTRSDDGSVLAIDGNVVVDNNGAHSVRNVSGTVQLTAGRHALWIGYYEAAVGAAMQVSWEQIDGTAPFARQIIPPQALSWGDAPDIGAFESGSNAPATPLDDWRFLHGLAANGSQDNGSPSADGVENLLKYAFNMAPDAGDLDSANLSVMPEGGSAGLPRIYPDAQGRLVIEFVRRKAASSPVITYTVETGSSLDALHALEIAPVATVSIDGTWERVTFIDPATGPKRFGRVRVTTF; translated from the coding sequence ATGACTGCTTTCCCCCGGTTCCCCGCATCACGATTCCTGCCCGGCTGGCTGTCGGCCCTCGCCATGACGGCGGGCCTGCATGCCGCCAATCCCGACCTGAGATACCACCTCAGGTCGAATGAAGTCACCTTTCCCCCGAACTCCAACTACGCGACGGCACTCGCCGATGTGAACCACGACGGGAAGCTGGACATGGTGCGCACCATCCACAGCTCCCAGGTGGCGGTCGCGCTTGGAACTGGTACCGGCACCTTTGGCACCGCCACCTTCTTCAACACCGGGGACTCACCCACCCAGGTGAAGGTCGCGCGGGTCAATGGCGACGCGCATCCCGACATCATCGTGGGAAACCTGGGGGACGCCACGATCAGCGTGCTGCTCGGGGACGGCAATGGCGGCTTCCTGCCGCAGCAGGTGACCGATCTGGGATTGCGTGCCGTCTCGATGGAGATCGTCGATTTCAATCAGGACGGAAAGGCCGACATCATCGCCACCGGCTACCTGAATCACGCCATGGAGGGACTGGTCACCACGCTGACCGGCAATGGCGATGGCACCTTCACCCAGAGGAATACCTTCGATGCCTCCGCCCGGACGCGCTACACCATGACCCGGTCGCTGAGCGTCGCCGACCTGAATGGCGACAGCCGGCCGGACTTCGTGGTCAGCGCGCCGAACGGGGGCAGAACCGTGATCAGCTTCCTCAACCAGGGGAACGGCACCTTCGCCCGCCACCGGGAAATGCAGATGCCGGGACCGACCGGACGCACCGCGCTCGGGGACTTCAATGGCGACGGCAAGACCGACCTCGCCGTCCTGCTGGTGGCCGACGAGAGCGGCAATCTCCCTGCCGGCCAGAATGTCGGCGTGGTCATGGGAAATGGCGACGGCACCTTCGGCTCCATCTTCAACAATGGGACCGTTTATGGCGTAAACGGGGTGGCCATCTACGGGGCGGGGCCTGCGAATGACACCTTCGTGCCGGCACATGCCAGCCTGCTCGCCACAAACATGGACGGCGACGGGAGAGCGGATCTCGTCTTCTGGGCAGACTCCTCCGTGGTCCTGGAGAGCTACGCCGTCATCCTGCGCGGACAGGCGGATGGAAGCTTCACCTTTGGCACCCGCAAGCCCCTGAACAGGGGCGGCTTCCAACTGAACACGGGAGACCTGGACGGGGATGGTGCGCAGGACATCGTGTCCTCGCTGGGCAATAGCATCACGGAGATGCTGCTGACGCATGTGGTCCCGCCGCAGTTCACCAGCGCGCCATCGGTGTCCCTCAGGGTTCATTCGCCCCTCACCCACAGCATCACGGCCAGCGGGACCCCGGCTCCCGTCATCACCATGACGGGAAACCTGCCACAGGGGGTGAACTTCAATCCCCAGGGAGCCCTCATCGGGAATCCCGCCTCGGGCACCGCGGGGACTTATCCGCTCACCTTCACCGCGCGGAATGAATTCGGCCAAACGGCGACGCAGTCCTTCGAGCTGGTCGTGACCGCCGGGGCCGTCCCGCCTGCCATCACCAGCACGAATGCGGCCACATTCCAGGTGGGGATGAACTCGCAGTTCAACATCACGACGACCGGGGATCCAGCGCCGGTGGTCCAGGTGAGCGGCACCTTGCCGACGGGGATCACCGCCGGCTACAGCGACCTCCACGGGACCGCGGCGCTGGGCTCGGAAGGCACCTACCCGCTCACCATCACCGCACGGAACGACTTCGGCGAGACAGTCACGCAAGCATTCACCCTCTACGTGGTGCAGGAGGATCTGACGGTCACCACCGCCGTGGATGAGGACGATGGCAGCCCGGATCCCACGCTGGGGACGGGCCGCAGCCTGCGGGAAGCGATCAATCGCGCGAACAGCTTCACCGGCCCGCAGACGATCACCTTCTCCCCCGCGCTGGCAGGGCAGACCCTGCAGGTGACCCAGTCGACCAATGGCACGGCATTCACCGTAACCAAAAACCTGACGATCCGCGGCTTGCCCGGTGACGAAGGCATCACCCTGGACGGCAACGGCGGATCATTCCGCATGTTCATGGTCAATGGCAACCTGGCCATCTCGGACCTGACGATCTCCGGATGCCATGGGGACTCCGGTTCCGCCGTCTTCAACTCCGGCACGCTCCTGATCGAGCGCTGCACCCTCCGGAACAATCGCTCCGCGAGATCGGGAGGTGCGATCTTCAACTCCTGGGAAAAGAACGCACGCATCGTCAACTGCACGATCACGAACAACCACACCCTCCTCAGCGGCGCCATCGACAGCCAGGGACGCGCGGAGATCGTGAATACGACCATCTGCGGCAACACCGCCGACCGCATCGCGATCCACGCGGCAGGATTGTCCAGCTCCGGCTCGGCCAACTGGGTCACGCTCACGAACTCGATCGTGGTCAACAACACGAACGCCTACAACGGCAACGCCTCGGACCTGAGCGGACATGCGCTGACCGCCGCCAGCTCGCACAACCTCATCGGCACCGGCGGCTCGTCAAACCTGACTGACGGTGTGAATGGAAACATCGTCGGCGTGACCGAGCCCGGTCTGGGAGAGCTGGCCGACAATGGCGGCCCGACCCTCACCTTCGCGTTGCTGGAGGGCAGCCCGGCGGCAGACGCGGGCACCGTGACCGGGGCTGCCGCGACCGACCAGCGAGGCAGGCCGAGGGTGCGCTTCACCGGCGTGGACATCGGCGCGTATGAGCGCGGGCTGGAGAGCTACGGGACCATCCTCACCGCGGGCAATGCCGAGTGGTATCTGGGACCGGTGGCGATCGGCAGCGAGCTGCGCGTTTACCGTCAGGAGCCGGGCCAGCCCGCCGTCTGGATCGGCGGGGGCTTGGGCGAGGAAATCGGCAAGGCTGCCACGGGCACGGTGCTGGTGCGCCGCGCGGATGGAAGCGTGGAAGCCCGGGCGGGATCAGCGACGGGAGCAGGCAGCGCCTGGCAGGTCATGGCGCATGTCATTGCCGGGGATGGAGCGACGTGGTTCCTCCTCAATGAAGGCGGCACAGCCGATCACGCGGTGTATCGCTGGGCAGAGGGTGACGGACCCGTTTTCGCGGATGCCTCCGGCGTGCAGCTTTATCCCCGTGCGAATGGCGAGGTGCTGCTGAGAAACGCCGCCGGGAATTGCTACGAGCGGATCGGATCTGCGGACGGGATCGGCAGTGTCTGGCAGGTGCTCGCGCCTTCGCTGGTCGTCACGACGCTGGTCGATGAGGACGATGGCGCGAGCGTCCCGGAGCTGGGCACCGGCACCAGCCTGCGCGAGGCGCTCTACCACGCCGAGAAACGCGCGGGCACGGACGTCATCACCTTCGCGCCGGAGCTGAGCGGCACCATCACGATGTCCACGCAGTGGAACAACGCGGGCACGGCGAGCGCGATGGAAGTTTACAATCATGACGTTGCCATCGTGGGCCCCACTTCCGGATCGCGCATCACGCTGGCGATCGCTCCGGGGGTCCAGCTCCGGCATTTCCATGTCTCCTCAGGCAGCTCGCTGCGGCTGGAGAATCTCACGCTGACCGGCGGCCGGACCATCGACCATGGGGGTAGTATCTGGAGCCACGGCGCGCTGACCGTGCGCGGCTGCACCTTCACGGGAAACCATGCCGGCACCGAGGGCGGCGCGATCCAGAGCTGGGGAGAATCGCCGCTCTTCCTCGCGGAAAACTCGACCTTCACCGGGAACACTTCCGCCAATCATGCGAGCGCCCTCGGCATCGGAGCCACTCAAGCAACGCTGCGCCACGTGACCATCAGCGGGAATACCGGCCCGAACGGCCCGCTTTGGATCTACCAGACGGCCGTGACGATGGTGAACTCCATCCTCGCCGGGAACAGCACCGACGGTGTGGTGACATCCGGCGGCAATGGCAGCGGGACCTTCTCCGCGCAATCTACGAACAATCTAGTAGGTGCGGGCGGCAGCGGCGGGCTGGTCAATGGCGTGAAGGGAAACCTGACCGGCGTGACCGCATCCCAGCTCCGCCTGGACATCCTGTCCGACAATGGTGGCCCAACGCCAACCATGGCGCTGCGGCCCGGCAGCATCGCGAACAATGGAGGAATCTCCATCCCCGGGACGCGCATCGACCAGCGCGGCGTGGCACGTGCCGGAAACACCGGCCTGCTGGGGCACTATTACGCGCTGGCAACGACGCCGACCACCACCCTGCTCACCGCGCCCGGCGCGCTGGAGGCACTGACTCCGGTGGCCACCCTCTCCACTCCGCGCATCGACTTCGGCGCGGGCACGGAGACCACGGCGGGCGATGGCAGCGTGCTGGATCGCGGCGAGTCGGGCGGGAATATCTTCGGCGGACTCGGCATCCCGCTCGCCGTGGACAATGTCGCCGCGCTGTGGACCGGCTTCATCACCGTGCCGGAGACGGCCACCTACCGCTTCACCACGCGGAGCGACGACGGCTCCGTGCTCGCCATCGATGGCAATGTGGTGGTGGACAACAATGGAGCCCACTCGGTGCGGAATGTGAGCGGCACCGTGCAGCTCACCGCAGGCCGCCATGCGCTGTGGATCGGCTACTACGAGGCCGCGGTCGGAGCCGCCATGCAGGTAAGCTGGGAGCAGATAGACGGCACCGCGCCCTTCGCACGGCAGATCATTCCGCCACAGGCGCTCTCGTGGGGAGACGCGCCGGACATCGGCGCATTTGAAAGCGGATCCAATGCACCGGCTACTCCCCTCGATGACTGGCGCTTCCTGCACGGACTGGCGGCAAATGGTTCGCAGGACAACGGCAGCCCCTCCGCCGATGGCGTGGAGAACCTGCTGAAGTACGCCTTCAACATGGCTCCGGATGCCGGTGATCTGGACAGCGCGAACCTGAGCGTGATGCCCGAAGGCGGCAGCGCCGGACTGCCACGCATCTACCCGGATGCGCAAGGCAGGCTCGTGATCGAATTCGTCCGCCGCAAGGCCGCCAGCTCGCCCGTCATCACCTACACCGTGGAGACAGGTTCGTCGCTCGACGCGCTGCATGCGCTGGAGATCGCACCCGTCGCCACCGTCTCCATCGATGGAACTTGGGAACGCGTGACCTTCATCGACCCCGCGACCGGGCCGAAGCGCTTCGGCCGCGTGCGCGTCACCACGTTCTGA
- a CDS encoding family 78 glycoside hydrolase catalytic domain: protein MPRYLVSFLATTLAGSAVVDAAPSVTKLRCEDLANPTGVEVAQPRLSWWMTSDVRGDTQSAYQVVVDGVWDSGKVMSSQSIHIPYAGPALEPGRRYEWRTRIWDAEGAASAWSETATFATGIPSWSGEWIGQESAAWHAGIARAQWIWFPEGSPASSAPVGTRHFRRSFTLVEAPTRASFTVAADNGFEVSVNGTKAGEGSDLTHPGRFDIAPLLRAGENVITITASNIGTGANPAGLIAGLKMDFANAAPMEIHTDARWQASTDGKTWSAAMPLGGFGMAPWGTLHGRNPARYLRKDFTSDSNKEIARATAYVCGLGFFDLFLNGEEVSDHVMDPALSDYSKTAYYVTFDVTDRIRPDANAVGVVLGNGRFHAPRLSEPAPTQHFGFPKLLLQIDIEYTDGTRATVVKSDPTWKMTDDGPITANNEYDGEEYDARKEMPGWAAAGYDDSAWAAATAVTAPGPQVAPQMIEPMRVVRVIEPVAITNPTEGKYIVDMGENFYGTIRLKASAPVGTTVSMTSSYSLNADGTLKIADNRSALCTDRYTFKGEGVEVWTPRFKGQGFRRFEVSGLPEAPVLANFEGLVISTDVEDAGAFECSDELLNDIHRSVKRGLRMFLRSAPMDPDRDERQSWMGDPAKDAESGAYNFNVAAFYSKWMDDVARSQRGDGSIPDVSMYWNWGDGVEWASVFTILPEWIGDFYGNPRISAKHYQAMRKWVLAMRRHEEKDGTLRGASYGDWCDVSTITSGINNGNTSSALISSAYQYHNYRIMQRLATTLGRTADAATFFELANNLKVAFNARFYDETTHVYESDTQCAYVLALKFGLVPDGDRPAVLARLVDDIMVKHHGHLTVGLIGMQWLMQVLGEEGRSDVAWTIATRTARPSWGYMLSKGATTIWERWDGDTRDASMNSEALLILAGNLDAWFYQYVAGIRPGSTAFKRIVIQPEIVGDLTSAKAHFDSPYGRIASEWQVVSPTEVTFTCTVPANASAVIHVPVSRVGNATITEGGVPVWSGGAYRPGVKGLGYEGADEKAVHLTAGAGTYEFRITGTSLVKPGTIILVDNDSPGARLRGSWTRGTSTEVDQRHGASFSFAVAGTGDSTAEFRPYIPAAGNYKVQARWTSHWNRATDAPFTIRHAGGETTVRRNQEENGGKWVDLGTFAFDFGAEGRVTLTNDADEHVIADAVRFVPVDPADTSLISGDGFDGKDVLPDA, encoded by the coding sequence ATGCCACGATACCTCGTCTCCTTCCTCGCCACGACGCTCGCCGGATCGGCGGTCGTGGATGCGGCACCCTCGGTCACGAAGCTGAGGTGCGAGGACTTGGCAAATCCGACGGGCGTGGAGGTGGCGCAGCCGCGGCTGAGCTGGTGGATGACGTCGGACGTCCGCGGCGACACGCAGTCGGCGTATCAGGTGGTGGTGGATGGCGTGTGGGACTCGGGGAAGGTGATGTCCTCGCAATCGATCCACATCCCGTACGCGGGGCCGGCGCTGGAGCCGGGTCGGCGCTACGAATGGCGCACGCGGATCTGGGATGCGGAGGGCGCGGCCTCGGCGTGGAGCGAGACGGCCACCTTTGCCACCGGCATCCCGTCGTGGTCCGGGGAGTGGATCGGGCAGGAGAGCGCTGCGTGGCATGCGGGGATCGCAAGGGCTCAGTGGATCTGGTTCCCCGAGGGCAGCCCGGCGAGCAGCGCGCCGGTGGGCACGCGGCACTTCCGCCGCAGCTTCACGCTGGTGGAGGCCCCTACCCGGGCGAGCTTCACGGTCGCTGCGGACAATGGCTTCGAGGTATCCGTGAACGGGACGAAGGCGGGCGAGGGCAGCGATCTCACTCACCCGGGCCGCTTCGACATCGCGCCGCTGCTGCGGGCGGGCGAGAATGTGATCACCATCACCGCGTCGAATATCGGCACCGGTGCGAATCCCGCGGGCCTCATCGCGGGCTTGAAGATGGACTTCGCGAATGCGGCACCGATGGAGATCCACACGGACGCGCGGTGGCAGGCGAGCACGGACGGCAAGACGTGGAGCGCGGCGATGCCGCTGGGCGGCTTTGGCATGGCGCCGTGGGGCACGCTCCACGGGCGGAATCCCGCGCGCTACCTGCGGAAGGATTTCACCAGCGATTCTAACAAGGAAATCGCGCGTGCCACGGCGTATGTGTGCGGGCTCGGTTTCTTCGATCTCTTCCTCAATGGCGAGGAGGTGTCCGACCATGTGATGGACCCGGCGCTGTCCGACTACTCGAAGACGGCTTACTACGTCACCTTTGACGTGACGGACCGCATCCGGCCGGATGCGAATGCGGTGGGCGTGGTGCTGGGGAACGGGCGCTTCCACGCGCCGCGGCTGAGCGAGCCGGCACCCACGCAGCACTTCGGCTTCCCGAAGCTGCTGCTGCAGATCGACATCGAATACACCGATGGCACGAGGGCGACGGTGGTGAAGAGCGACCCGACGTGGAAGATGACCGACGACGGCCCCATCACCGCGAACAACGAGTACGACGGCGAGGAATACGACGCGCGGAAGGAGATGCCGGGCTGGGCGGCGGCGGGCTACGATGACTCGGCGTGGGCGGCGGCCACCGCCGTGACGGCACCGGGCCCGCAGGTCGCGCCGCAGATGATCGAGCCGATGCGCGTGGTCCGCGTGATCGAGCCGGTGGCGATTACGAATCCCACGGAGGGGAAGTACATCGTGGACATGGGCGAGAATTTCTACGGGACCATCCGCCTGAAGGCGAGCGCGCCGGTGGGCACCACGGTGAGCATGACCAGCTCGTATAGCCTGAATGCGGATGGCACGCTGAAGATCGCGGACAACCGCAGCGCGCTGTGCACGGACCGCTACACCTTCAAGGGCGAGGGCGTGGAGGTGTGGACGCCGCGCTTCAAGGGGCAGGGCTTCCGGCGCTTCGAGGTGAGCGGCCTGCCGGAGGCACCCGTGCTCGCGAATTTCGAGGGGCTGGTGATCAGCACGGATGTGGAGGACGCCGGGGCATTCGAGTGCTCGGACGAGCTGCTGAATGACATCCACCGGTCGGTGAAGCGCGGCCTGCGGATGTTCCTGCGGAGCGCGCCGATGGACCCGGACCGCGATGAACGGCAGTCGTGGATGGGCGATCCGGCGAAGGACGCGGAGAGCGGTGCCTACAATTTCAACGTGGCGGCCTTTTACTCGAAGTGGATGGACGACGTGGCGCGCTCGCAGCGCGGGGACGGCTCCATTCCCGACGTCTCGATGTATTGGAACTGGGGCGATGGTGTGGAGTGGGCGAGCGTCTTCACCATCCTGCCGGAGTGGATCGGGGACTTCTACGGGAACCCTCGTATTTCAGCGAAGCACTACCAGGCGATGCGGAAGTGGGTGCTGGCGATGCGCCGCCACGAGGAGAAGGACGGCACGCTGCGCGGCGCGAGCTACGGCGACTGGTGCGACGTCTCCACGATCACCTCGGGCATCAACAACGGCAATACTTCCTCCGCGCTGATCTCGTCCGCCTACCAGTATCACAACTACCGCATCATGCAGCGGCTGGCGACGACGCTGGGCCGCACGGCGGATGCCGCGACCTTCTTCGAGCTGGCGAACAACCTGAAGGTGGCCTTCAACGCGCGCTTCTACGATGAGACGACGCATGTCTATGAGTCGGACACGCAGTGCGCCTACGTGCTGGCGCTGAAATTCGGCCTGGTGCCGGACGGGGACAGGCCCGCGGTGCTGGCGCGGCTGGTGGATGACATCATGGTGAAGCACCACGGGCATCTCACCGTGGGCCTCATCGGCATGCAGTGGCTGATGCAGGTGCTGGGCGAGGAGGGCCGCTCGGATGTGGCGTGGACCATCGCGACGCGCACCGCGCGGCCGAGCTGGGGCTACATGCTTTCCAAGGGAGCGACGACGATCTGGGAACGCTGGGACGGCGACACGCGTGATGCCTCGATGAACAGCGAGGCGCTGCTCATCCTCGCGGGGAACCTCGACGCGTGGTTCTACCAGTATGTGGCCGGGATTCGCCCGGGCTCCACGGCATTCAAGCGCATCGTGATCCAGCCGGAGATCGTGGGCGATCTCACCTCGGCGAAGGCACACTTCGACTCTCCCTATGGCCGCATCGCGAGCGAGTGGCAGGTGGTCTCGCCGACGGAGGTGACCTTCACGTGCACGGTCCCTGCGAATGCGAGCGCGGTGATCCACGTGCCGGTGTCGAGGGTGGGGAATGCCACGATCACCGAGGGCGGCGTGCCGGTGTGGAGCGGCGGGGCCTACCGTCCGGGCGTGAAGGGCCTGGGCTACGAGGGGGCGGATGAGAAGGCGGTGCACCTGACTGCGGGCGCGGGCACGTATGAATTCCGCATCACGGGCACCTCGCTGGTGAAGCCAGGTACGATCATTCTAGTAGATAATGACAGCCCGGGTGCCCGCCTGCGTGGGAGCTGGACGCGTGGCACGAGCACGGAGGTGGACCAGCGCCACGGGGCGAGCTTCTCCTTCGCGGTGGCGGGCACGGGTGACTCGACGGCGGAATTCCGCCCCTACATCCCGGCGGCGGGCAACTACAAGGTGCAGGCGCGCTGGACCTCGCACTGGAACCGCGCGACGGATGCACCCTTCACCATCCGTCACGCGGGCGGGGAGACGACCGTGAGGCGGAACCAGGAGGAGAACGGCGGGAAGTGGGTGGACCTGGGCACCTTCGCATTCGACTTCGGCGCGGAGGGCAGGGTGACGCTGACGAACGATGCGGACGAGCACGTGATCGCGGATGCGGTGCGCTTCGTCCCCGTGGATCCCGCGGATACCTCGCTGATCTCCGGCGATGGCTTTGACGGGAAGGACGTCCTTCCCGACGCCTGA